A stretch of DNA from Syntrophobacterales bacterium:
CTGACGGGCGACGTCAAGGATGTCCTCCTGCTCGATGTGACGCCTCTTTCCCTCGGCATTGAAACGCTTGGCGGCGTCTTGACCAAACTGATCGAGAAGAACACGACGATTCCGACCCGGAAGAGTCAGACCTTCTCCACTGCGGCGGATAATCAGCCGGCGGTCAGCATCCATGTTCTCCAGGGCGAGCGCTCGATGGCGGCCGACAACCGGACGCTGGGCCGCTTCGAACTGGTCGGGATTCCCCCGGCGCCGCGCGGCATGCCCCAGATCGAAGTTACCTTCGACATCGATGCCAACGGCATTGTCCATGTCTCCGCAAAAGACCTGGGCACCGGCAAGGAGCAGAGCATCAAGATCACCGCCTCCAGCGGCATGACCGAAGAGGAGATCAAGAAATTGGTGAAGGATGCCGAGGCGCACGCCGAGGAAGACAAGAAGAAGAAGGAGCTCATCGACGCGCGGAACCAGGCCGACACGCTTATGTACAGCGTCGAGAAGAACGTCAAGGAGTTCGGCGACAAGATCGATGCTGCAGAAAAGACAAAGATCGAGGAAGCGATCGAGCGGGTGAAAAAGGCGATTGCCGGCGACGACCTGGCCGAGATCAACGCCGCTCAGGAGCAGCTCAGCACCGCCTCTCACAAGCTGGCGGAGGCGATGTACGCGAAGACTGCCCAGCAGGGAGCAGGCGCTGGCCCTCAGCCGGACGGCGCCGCCGGGCCGGAAGCCGGCGCGCAAGCGGCGGGCGGCAAGGATGACGATGTTGTCGATGCCGATTTCGAGGATGTAAAGAAATAACTTTTTGACGATAAACATTAAGGCCAGGGCATCCTTTGGTGGGGTGCCCTGGTTTTTTATTGGATAACGCCGGTTCATATAATTAAAATCATTGCCTTATAATCATCCTCTCATTTTTCCTTGCCTTCGGGGAAAAAACTGTTATCGGGGTTTCATTATCGGTCTCGGGTGTGATATAAAAATCACCTAATGTTATTCTCTCGGCAGGCGTGAACTCGAGAGAGAAGTTTAATAAACAGGAAGGGTGGAGGACGGCGAATGTCCGCTTTTGTGCAATGAACAGGTTGGTTTTTCTGCTGACGGTTTTGCTTGTTCTGCTTGCTTCTTCCGCCTTTTCGGCTGGCGGGAAGGGTTTTGCTGTCCATGCCCGCCAGGCCGTCCAGGCCCGCCTGCTAATCGACCGGGAGTATTTCGACGTTTTGCAGGAAGGGATAGCGGGCGCCAAGGACGAGATTGTTATTTGCGCCTATCTTTTCAAGACGTTGGAGAACGCCAAAGGCTATCCGGAAAAGATGCTGAAAAGCCTGGCCGCGGCGGTCAAAAGAGGGGTTCGTGTCCTGGCCGTTATGGAACTCAGTCAGGAAAGCGGTGATCTGCTCCAGACCAATACGGAAACGGCCAAGCGGCTGGAGCGGGCAGGAATAAGGGTTTGCCCCGACCCCCAAAACACGGTAACCCATTCAAAACTTGTTGTTATCGACCGCCGGCAGCTTTTCATCGGCAGCCACAACCTGACTCAGTCCGCCCTCAGGTACAACCATGAAGCCTCCGTCTGGATCGAATCTCCGGTGCTGGCCAAAGAGGCGCTGGATTATCTGGATTCTGTCTGCATGCAGGGAAAAGACAAACTGAAGCATCCATGACGGCGAACTACCGTAAGGCAGGATAAAATATTTGCAATTCATTAGAAAGAGGCGATTGTAAAACTCTCACATTCTGTCATTCCCGCAATGATTTTAAGCTGGAAAACGAAGTTTAATGTTCATAATCTGGTTCTAACTGCTTGAAAAACCGTATTCCCGATATAAGCATTGTGTACATTAAGCTCCGCTTTCGGGAATGACAAATAGTTTTGCAATTGGCTCGAAAGAAAGGACTTTACAGTTGAAAAAACGCTTTTTACTGACAAATGACGACGGCATCTATGCGCGGGGCATTGACGCCCTGCGTCGGGAACTTGCCAAGGATGCCGAGTGCATTGTCGTAGCGCCGGAAATAGAACAGAGCGCTGTCGGCCATGCGATTACCGTTTTCCGGCCGCTGATGGTAAGAAAGGCCCGAAAAAACGGCAGCGTATTCGGTTATGCCGTTTCCGGTACGCCGGCCGACTGCGTCAAGATCGGCCTGTCCGAACTGGCCGACGGGCCGGTTGATCTTGTGGTATCCGGGATCAACCGCGGGCGCAACGTCGGCATTAACATCATCTACTCGGGGACCGTTTCTGCCGCGACGGAGGCGGTTATCCTCGGCGTCCCGGCGCTGGCGATTTCCGTTGATTCGCATCAGGAAGTGGATTATACAGCGGCGGCCCGTTTTGCCCGGAAGATGGCGGCCTTTATTCTGAAGAACCCCCTGCCGGACGTGATAATCAACGTGAATGTTCCGGCAATCCCCGAAGAGGAGATCAAGGGGGTGGTCGTTGCCAGGCAGGGGCGGGCGCGGATGCGGGAGAGATTCGACAAAAGGACGGATCCGCGGGACAATCTCTATTACTGGCTGGCCGGCGAGCCCGAGCTTCCCTTACAGGATGAGGATGATACCGACTTCAGCCTCCTGAAAAGGGGGATGATCACGATAACCCCGATCCATTGCGATCTGACCCGCTACGACCTGCTGGAGGAGTTAGGCAAGCTGGCAAAGGAGAGCTTTTGAGACTTTTCTGTCGGGAATTTCTCGCATTATTGCAGACAAGAAAGAAGGTACTTTATGATTGACAAAGCTTTTCTGGGGTTGGTTCAGAACGCCGCACTGCTTTTGCCGCCGTGTTCATCTTTGACGTTTCGACACCCAGCTGGCGCACCGGGCAAACTGCCTGGCGCTAGGCGCTTGTCGGTATGGCCAGTGGCGCCATTTGCATCGTTATCATGGTTACGCCCTGGACGTTTACCCCGGG
This window harbors:
- the surE gene encoding 5'/3'-nucleotidase SurE; protein product: MTNSFAIGSKERTLQLKKRFLLTNDDGIYARGIDALRRELAKDAECIVVAPEIEQSAVGHAITVFRPLMVRKARKNGSVFGYAVSGTPADCVKIGLSELADGPVDLVVSGINRGRNVGINIIYSGTVSAATEAVILGVPALAISVDSHQEVDYTAAARFARKMAAFILKNPLPDVIINVNVPAIPEEEIKGVVVARQGRARMRERFDKRTDPRDNLYYWLAGEPELPLQDEDDTDFSLLKRGMITITPIHCDLTRYDLLEELGKLAKESF